The genomic interval ACGAAGTTAACGCTGCTTCTAAGTCTTCTAAGATGACTTACAACCTCATGGGTCAGAAGGTTAACGGTGCTGTTAAGGGCCTCTTTATCCGCGACGGTAAGAAGTTCGTTGTAAAGTAATCAGACTTATAACTTATAATTCAAGAGGATATGTCGCTGAGGCATATCCTCTTTTTCGTATAACAATTTTAAAACAAAAACAACAATGGAAAAGAAACAATTCAAGTCGCAGTTGAACCTGCGCAGAGTGATGGCAGAAAAAAAACATTGATGACGTAGAACTAGGCCGCCGATTAGGTATCACTAAACAGGCAGTGTCTAATGTTGTCAATGGTGCAGGTATAACCGTTGAACGGCTTCATAAGTTCGCTGATGCGCTTGGTGTGCGTGTCCGCGACCTTTTTGATTAATCTAGGTAAACCTCTCAGGTTGTCATTTCACGTGTCAGCTTCA from Prevotella sp. E13-27 carries:
- a CDS encoding helix-turn-helix transcriptional regulator, producing MDDVELGRRLGITKQAVSNVVNGAGITVERLHKFADALGVRVRDLFD